TCTGACCCCAAGTAGACTACATAAGTTTGGTATGGGGGCGACTGATGACTGTCACGGGTGCGGGGAATCCGGGGCTGACTTCTGCCACCTTATCTGGAACTGTAGAATTATACGGAGATATTGGAGTGAGGTCGTAGATACACTGGAGCGGATAATGGGGACACCGATGGAATGTAGGCCGGAGTTGTGCATCCTGGGCGCCGTGGATGAGGAGATGTGGGTCCACCATGGTAGAAGATTTCTTCGGGAAGCTCTGTTTATGGCTAGGAAAGCGGTTAGTATTGGGGGGGGGAAATCTCCTTCCATTAATCAGTGGAAGAAATTAGTGAATGACGTAATTCCTTATGAAACCTTATTAAACGGAAACAGAGGACGTCCCCAGAAGACTTGACGCACCAGGCTCCTGGCGCTATGGTCTCTTCGATCTCGCGATCTAGTCCCTGATCTATATCCATTCTGGACCCTGGAAGTGGTGATCTATGATAACCTGACCGGGGACGAGCTTACACACTTTTATAAAGACTCTGATGATTAGGAAATGCAGTGCCTGGTAGAATGTATTATACGGAGGGTTATGTTTTATATGTTTGTGTACTTTATTATTGAAGGCATGATGTCATATCTATGTCACTGTGAACGTTCATATACGGATTACTTTGACTCTATGCCATGTCCATATGTTAGTTATCTTATTttgtggaatctttcaataaaaacagttaaaaaaaataaataaagtaggtATCTCAGCCGCAAAAAGGAATCTAAGCTGGAAATTGTGAATCCTGATGTTAGTGGCGGAGACAAAAACTATCAACATCATCATTATCGTGCACCAAACGCCGGCAGCTGTGAGTGTCcactgcccccataataacagcgatctccacagtgccccataataacagcgatctccacagtgccccataataacagcgatatccacagtgcccccataataacagtgatatctacagtgtccccataataacagtgatatccacagtgcccccataataacagcgatctccacagtgcccccataataacagtgatatccacagtgcccccataataacagtgatatccacagtgccccataataacagtgatatccacagtgccccatagtaacagcgatatccacagtgcccccataataacagtgatatctacagtgtccccataataacagtgatatccacagtgcccccataataacagcgatctccacagtgccccataataacagtgatatccacagtgcccccataataacagtgatatctacagtgtccccataataacagtgatatccacagtgcccccataataacagtgatatccacagtgcccccataataacagcgatatccacagtgccccataataacagtgatatccacagtgccccataataacagtgatatctacagtgtccccataataacagtgatatccacagtgcccccataataacagcgacatccacagtgccccataataacagtgatatccacagtacccccataataacagcgacatccacagtgtcccataataagagtgatatccacagtacccccataataacagcgacatccacagtgtcccataataacagtgatatccacagtacccccataataacagcgacatccacagtgtcccataataacagtgatatccacagtgccccataataacagtgatatccacagtgcccccataataacagtgatatccacagtgctcccataataacagtgatatccacagtgccccataataacagtgatatccacagtgcccccataataacagtgatatccacagtgcccccataataacagtgatatccacagtgccccccataataacagtgatatccacagtgtccccataataacagtgatatccacagtgcccccataataacagtgatatccacagtgcccccataataacagtgatatccacagtgctccataataagagtgatatccacagtgcccccataataacagtgatatccacagtgccctcataataacagtgatatccacagtgccctcataataacagtgatatccacagtgctccataataagagtgatatccacagtgcccccataataacagtgatatccacagtgcccccataataacagtgatatccacagtgcccccataataacagtgatatccacagtgctcccataataacagtgatatccacagtgcccccataataacagtgatatccacagtgccccataataagagtgatatccacagtgcccccataataacagcgacatccacagtgtcccataataacagtgatatccacagtacccccataataacagcgacatccacagtgtcccataataacagtgatatccacagtgcccccataataacagtgatatccacagtgccccataataacagtgatatccacagtgcccccataataacagtgatatccacagtacccccataataacagtgatatccacagtgccccataataacagtgatatccacagtgtccccataataacagtaatatccacagtgctcccataataacagtgatatccacagtgcccccataataacagcgatatccacagtgccccataataacagtgatatccacagtacccccataataacagtgatatccacagtgcccccataataacagtgatatccacagtgcccccataataacagtgatatccacagtgctcccataataacagtgatatccacagtgccccataataacagtgatatccacagtgcccccataataacagtgatatccacagtgccccataataacagtgatatccacagtgccccataataacagtgatatccacagtgcccccataataacagtgatatccacagtgccccataataacagtgatatccacagtgcccccataatagtgatatccacagtgccccataataacagtgatatccacagtgcccccataataacagtgatatccacagtgcccccataataacagtgatatccacagtgccccataataacagtgatatccacagtgcccccataataacagtaatatccacagtgctcccataataacagtgatatccacagtgccccataataacagtgagatccacagtgcccccataataatagtgatatccacagtgcccccataataacagtgatatccacagtgcccccataataacagtaatatccacagtgcccccataataacagtgatatccacagtgtccccataataacagtgatccacagtgcccccataataacagtgagatccacagtgcccccataataatagtgatatccacagtgcccccataataacagtgatatccacagtgcccccataataacagtaatatccacagtgcccccataataacagtgatatccacagtgcccccataataacagtgatatccacagtgcccccataataacagtgatatccacagtgccccccataataacagtgatatccacagtgccccataataacagtgatatccacagtgtccccataataacagtgatatccacagtccccccataataacagtgatatccacagtgcccccataataacagtgatatccacagtgcccccataataacagtgatatccacagtgccccataataacagtgagatccacagtgcccccataataatagtgatatccacagtgcccccataataacagtgatatccacagtgcccccataataacagtgatatccacagtgctcccataataacagtgatatccacagtgccccataataacagtgagatccacagtgcccccataatagtgatatccacagtgcccccataataacagtgatatccacagtgcccccataataacagtaatatccacagtgcccccataataacagtgatatccacagtgtccccataataacagtgatccacagtgcccccataataacagtgagatccacagtgcccccataataatagtgatatccacagtgcccccataataacagtgatatccacagtgcccccataataacagtaatatccacagtgcccccataataacagtgatatccacagtgcccccataataacagtgatatccacagtgcccccataataacagtgatatccacagtgccccccataataacagtgatatccacagtgccccataataacagtgatatccacagtgtccccataataacagtgatatccacagtccccccataataacagtgatatccagtgctCCCTATAAATACACGTAATTTACCTCCTAGATCGGCCATGTGCAATGTGCTCCCTCGTTTTTCTCAGCACTGCTGGCCCCACATTTATTAGCGGGGCAGTGGCACCTCCATGTGTGTCGGAGAGGATGAAGACTGATGATATTAATGATGCATTATAATTGATTGTGGATTAATGAAGGATGATGAATATTGATAATTAATGATGGATGATTATTGCTGAGCAATGATGGATGATTGTTGCTGATTAATGATGGATGATGATTATTGCTGCTGCCGCCGCTCGTCTCATcacctgtctctgctctctgcaggtTATAAATGATTAGCCCTTATGCCCAATATGAGCTGGAGTTTCTTAACCCGTCTCCTAGAAGAAATCCACAATCACTCCACCTTTGTGGGGAAGGTATGGCTGACCGTCCTCATCGTATTCCGGATCGTGCTGACGGCCGTGGGCGGAGAATCTATCTACTCAGACGAGCAGAGTAAATTCACGTGCAATACGAAGCAGCCGGGTTGTGACAACGTCTGCTATGACTCTTTTGCTCCGCTGTCGCACGTGCGCTTCTGGGTCTTCCAGATTATCATGATATCAGCTCCATCTGTCATGTATCTGGGCTACGCCATTCACAGGATCGCCAGGATTTCAGAGGACGAAAGGTGGAAACACGAGACCAAGCATAAGAAGAAAGTCTTCACAAGATGGAGGACTGGTGAGAATGGAGACAATCCGGACGATGAAGAGCAAGAGCCCATGATCTACGAACCTCCAGCAGAAGCCGAGAAGGTTGGAAGTAAAGAGAAGGAGAGCAAGAAGCACGATGGACGCAGACGGATCAAGGAGGAGGGTCTGATGAAGATCTATGTCTTCCAGCTCCTCTCCAGGGCCTTCTTTGAAGTTGGCTTCTTGGCTGGACAATATTTCTTATATGGCTTCCGAGTTCTTCCTTACTTTAAGTGCAGCACATTGCCATGTCCACACATCGTGGACTGCTTTGTATCTCGACCCACAGAGAAGACAATTTTCCTCCTGATCATGTATGTGGTCAGCTGCCTGTGCCTGGTTCTTAATATCTGTGAGATGTTTCACCTTGGCATCGGCACCATAAGAGATGCAATCCGTAACAGGAGGACTAACACCACCAGACAGCCACCCTATAACTACTCCTACCCAAAGAACATGACGTGTCCACCAGAGTACAATATGGTGGTCAAATCCGACAAGTCTACCAAACTCCCGACCAACACCATGGCGCACGAACAGAACTTGGCCAACGTGGCCCAAGAGCATCAATGTACGAGCCCTGATGACAACCTGCCCTCAGACCTGACCTCTTTACATAAACATTTGAGGGTGGCCCAGGAGCAACTGGACATCGCCTTCCAGAGCTATAATTCTCAGGTCAATGGCCAACCATCTCGGACCAGCAGTCCAATGTCTGGGGGGACAGTGGTGGAACAGAACAGAGTCAATACTGCTCATGAGAAGCAAGGAGCGAGGCCTAAAGCCGACTCAGATAAAGGCAGCACCAGCAGCAAAGACGGCAAGACCTCTGTATGGATATAACCTGAAATATGGAGCAAAAAACCAGGACCAGCTTCTCCGACCTCTAAGCTCCACCTAACAGATCCTGACTCATCCAGCATCTTGCATACCTACCCTTCTAACCAGAAAATAGCAATAATTGCATAATATCATGGGGCGGGTCGGAACTTATCACTCAGGGTGTGGGGATAATGGGTCCCGCCAGAATCCTGAGGTTTAATCTGAGCGGTGGAGACCCAAGTTCAGCAGTCAGCTGGATGCTTGCACATGTTTGGGGTACAGACTGGGAAATGTTCTGTTATTTTGTTTCTAATTGTAAttattatttgtatttgtttttattaaaaaaaaaatcaatgaaagtGAAAATTCCCAACACCATCTCATTATTCCCAGGGTGTCAGGGTTTAAAATAGTGTAAGCCATACACCCTACATCCACCACCAATGACTAACGGCAGATCACTAATAAAATATAGAAGATCCATAACATGAGCCATGTGCACAGCACAGGTCACATGATCAAGAGCAGATCCATCCTGTGATAACAGGAACCGTAATGGGCACGAACACAACTCCCATGCCCAGTACAGCACCACTTAAAGTGTTCTGGAGGGAGGGACAATCCCGAAGTCCCCCTTGGCCATACCTAGCCAAAAGTGATACTGAGAATGTTAAACAGCATAGAgaataaatttaaccccttcacccccaagggtggtttgcacgttatggaccgggccaatttttacaattctgaccactgtccctttatgaggttataactctggaacgcttcaacgaatcctagtgattctgacattgttttctcgtgacatattgtacttcatgatagtggtaaaatttctttgatattacctgcgtttatttgtgaaaaaaatggaaatttggcgaaaattttgaaaatttcgcaattttccaaatttgaatttttatgcaattaaatcacagtgatatgtcacacaaaatacttaataagtaacatttcccacatgtctactttacatcagcacaattttggaaccaaaatttttttttgttagggagttataagggttaaaagttgaccagcaatttctcatttttacaacaccattttttttagggaccacatctcatttgaagtcattttgaggggtctatatgatagaaaatacccaagtgtaacaccattctaaaaactgcacccctcaaggtgctcaaaaccacattcaaaaagtttattaacccttcaggtgtttcacaggaatttttggaatgtttaaataaaaatgaacatttaactttttttcacacaaaaattacttcagctccaatttgttttattttaccaagggtaacaggaaaaaatggaccccaaaagatacaatttgtcctgagtacgctgatactccatatgtaggggtaaaccactgtttgggcgcatgacagagctcggaagcgaaggagctccatttgacttttcaatgcaaaattgactggaattgagatgggacgccatgttgcgtttggagagccactgatgtgcccaaacattgaaaccccccacaagtgacaccattttggaaagtagaccccctaatgaacttatctagatgtgtggtgagcactttgacccaccaagtgcttcacaaaagtttataatgcagaaccgtaaaaataaaaaatcatattttttcacaaaaatgatcttttcgcccccaattttttattttccaaagggtaagagaagaaattggaccccaaaagttgttgtacaatttgtcctgagtacgctgataccccatatgtgggggtaaaccactgtttgggcgcatgggagagctcggaagggaaggagcgccgtttgacttttcactgcaaaattgacaggaattgagatgggacgccatgttgcgtttggagagccactgatgtgcctaaacattgaaacccccccacaagtgacaccattttggaaagtagaccccctaacgaacttatctagaggtgtggtgagcactttgacccaccaagtgcttcacagaagtttataatgcagagccgtaaaaatatagcgtctttcagtgtgtgacggctgccaatcataaaaatccgctaaaaaacccgctataaaagtaaatcaaacccccttcatcacccccttagttagggaaaaattaaaaaatttaaaaaatgtatttatttccattttcccgctagggttagggctagggttaaggctacagttagggttggggctaaagttagggttagggtttggattacatttacggttgggattagggttgggattagggttaggggtgtgtcagggttaggggtgtggttagggttaccgttgggattagggctaggggtgtgtttggattagggtttcagttataattggggggtttccactgtttatgcacatcaggggctctccaaacgcgacatggcgtccgatctcaattccagccaattctgcgttgaaaaagtgaaacagtgctccttcccttccaagctctcccgtgtgcccacacaggggtttaccccaacatatggggtaccagcgtactcggaacacattggagaacaacttttggggtccaatttctcctgttacccttgggaaaatacaaaactgggggctaaaaaataatttttgtggaaaaaaaatatttattatttgcacggctgtgcgttataaactgtagtgaaacacttgggggttcaaagctctcacaacacatctagatgagttccttagggggtctagtttccaatatggggtcacttgtgggggatttctactgtttaggtacattaggggctctgcaaacgcaatatgacgcctgcagaccattccatctaagtctgcattccaaatgacgctccttcccttccgagctctgcgatgcgctcaaacggtggttccccccacatatggggtatcagcgtactcaggacaaattggacaacaacgtttagggtccaatttctcctgttaccctcgggaaaataaaaaactgggggcaaaaaaataatttttgtgggaaaaaatttttgttttatttttacggctctgcattataaacttctgtgaagcacttggtgggtcaaagtgctcaccacacctctagataagttccttagggggtctactttccaaaatggtgtcacttgtggggggtttcaatgtttgggcacatcagtggctctccaaacgcaacatggtgtcccatctcaattcttgtcaattttgcagtgaaaagtcaaacggcgctccttcccttccgagctctcccatgcgcccaaacagtggtttacccccacatatggggtatcagcgtactcagcacaaattgtacaacagcttttggggtccattttctcctgttacccttggtaaaataaaacaaattggagctgaagtaaatttattgtgaaaaaaagttaaaagttcatttttatttaaacattccaaaagttcctgtgaaacatctgaagggttaataaatttcttgaatgtggttttgagcaccttgaggtatgaagtttttagaatggtgtcacacttggttattttctatcatatagacccctcaaaatgacttcaaatgagatgtggtccctaaaaaaaatggtgttgtaaaaatgagaaattgctggtcaaattttaacccttataactccctaacaaaaaaaaattttgtttccaaaattgtgctgatgtaaagtagagatgtgggaaatgttacttattaagtattttgtgtgacatatcactgtgatttaattgcataaaaattcaaagttggaaaattgcgaaattttcaacattttcgccaaatttccatttttttcacaaataaacgcaggtaatgtcaaagaaatgttaccactatcatgaagtaccatatgtcacgagaaaacaatgtcagaatcaccaggatccgttgatgggttcgagttataacctcataaagggacagtggtcagaattgtaaaaattggcctggtcattaacgtgcaaaccacccttgggggtgaaggggttaacactctcagtgcaggaatgaatgtgtcgcatgaatttatgtctttttacatcaactaaggaattagcTCCTCAGactttgtgggggcatcacaacagaaccagaccccaatcagagggcaataaaacattcacactccttatctatgaactgttccaatatttatggacacaactgtttatcattcacataatggtagttctgcttcaggtCACCTATCTTATCTGTGacattattcctgtgtcctgttgtgtagaaatatgtgattcttcagattttctaTTAGTCTATATCTGATGAAGAGACGGAGGAGTctggaaagctgcaatttgttcccatcttttcagttcgccattaaaaggtatcaaccactgaggactcaattctaaatatttttctatccactggctaacactgtaccaagatatatatctttcctgtatcactaTATCCCTGAGTcgctgcaggaggagcagacggcCGTATGCCTGAGCGACGTCTCAGGGAAACCTCCCCTTCCTCCAGGGCATCCTGCGCCTCCTGCAGCGTCTCCACCTGTGTGAGAGACTGGTGggaagctgccaagacgcaggaaagctgggattaacaatcatggttattccaccaaacattgatttctgatctcttcctgagggAAAACATTAgtattggacaacatctgcaaggagtttgcatgttctccccgtgttctcctccgggcactccagtttcctcccacattccaaagacatactgatagggaatttagattgtgagccccattggggacagcaatgataattctGTAAAGCGCTGGGgggttaatggcgctatataagagcgtaaaataaataaatattgtttgtaaatgattatgaacttgttttctttgcattatttgaggtctgcaagcaatgcattttttgttattttgaccatttctcattttcaaaaaataaatacaacatttattgcttggaacttcggagacatgttgtcagaagttcataaaagaaaagaacaatttacattttactcaaaaatttaaaagaggaaaatcagacaaactgaacattctgcagtggtctctacattgttgccagagctgtatatgtcggCTGCTTCAGTTCATGTGAGATATTAGAGAATGCCAGACTCTGACACACGGAACCTGCGCAGCTACACAGCACAACCAGcagagaatagtaagtgcagctctggaggtgactggaggacaggtgcccacaatcagtcacaccctgctaggagcagcacctgccttgtgagctccagcacttccagcaggaggcccagagtctgcctctcttctccccagggagaggtaggcttcctgggaggccggcatggcttcccaggcttctgttccccggtctgtgccggcgggggacagagagcagcagcagcaaccggcccaagagggactgaggaggtcaggacgggtgaagaaaaccatacccacctactccaaccctgagacggctcatcgtccgcccagagagggagacaggggcaccccaggccccaggaacgagagcccaggaacatcctggggggagaggagctctggcgagtccacgagtaccttctcccgagtggtcgccatgctacgtgagtacgaggacgccggcaaagcactgaccgggctgaaggagaagctgcggGAGGCTCGAATCCTGAACACCCGTgcctctaacaaggagaaacccgcgacctcccagaggttcagagccctcagagatgaggtggcccggttagtgctcctccgggaggggattgagaacagcgcaggtcccttcctggagaggtttaagaaccagcggcggttctcagaaataaaggggttaaatacctcaggagagccgccagccggcgtcctaagcgacgaggaggaggacgaagacgtggctgtgactggagtcctacaaactggaaccagccgggagagtgagtcgcagagccgacaacaggggagcggcctcccggcacggcagaggactccgacagcacaggctggagtgtcagcggaggaagaggaggagggcggtctgctacaggagatccgacagctggagtctccagtgaacctggaccgcttctcctttggtgaggacgagccagcagaggaaacaaagaagaggaagaagacaacgaaggagaccgcacgggaggtggtgagttacagatatgtactgatggatgatgttacacctaccgcctcctgtgtaaaccccaccaaacctaaaggcacgggctcagcagtgggtccggggcataggcaaggtggggagaggaggaggacgtccggcggtgctgccgtctgtgcggggaacagagcagggggcgaggctgtggaggtactcacagcgccggacataggggaccccgaggagtttccctctctgccctctgcggctaagccggttatcaccggggctgaggggagcgagggggatgtccacgccgttgcgaaagggggacggtgtgggcagactccatccctgctcactacggctgagccggccggggCTGTGGGGAGCAGGTCCGagaaacatggtgcggcgaaaggggggcgcactgttgtgacaggggcgcagtgcgcctcaacagaaGAGAGGCACGCGAGTGCGACAGGAGAGCAGCGAgtccaaaatggaaaaaaaaaagcaggaaaaatcaTCTGTGGGGAACACTGGGTGCCCTGCAGTGACaggaggacagagtgctccagcacccaaatgtgacatcaggaccccgaagtctgtgggtgcggggcaggcggcgccccccaacaagcagcgggccctgaataataataaaatacaaactgctgcagtaggggggcaaggagctccagagacacaacagagAGCTGGCACAAATCAAAGGaaaacgggtgtggtgctgcacccctcccccggtccagcagatgtgagtgcagagaagccagacacaagtgaggaaggaatggatgtgattgtggaaggtgcagagaacactgggacaaatggtggtgagaatactggtaataaagGACAGGAAGTGTTGGCAATGGTAACGGGAatgttgggagtagtagtggagtgaattgtgggagtagtagtggagtgaatgacgTTAGTaatagtggagtgaatgatgggagtagtggtggagtgaatgatgggagtagtggtggagtgaatggtgggagtagtggtggagtgaatgatgggagtagtgaagttgcaaatgatgggagtagtggtggagtgaatgaggagagcattactggtgttggtggaggggaagcaggtagtggtcccgctgcccccccagcggtggcttcagccccaagctattcaggagctgccactgctgggggtagtagtgcgcccttgtctggtgaccctgaggatggtgacttgcaacagcgcttcctggacgccctgaggagaggggagagttcta
This is a stretch of genomic DNA from Ranitomeya variabilis isolate aRanVar5 chromosome 6, aRanVar5.hap1, whole genome shotgun sequence. It encodes these proteins:
- the GJC2 gene encoding gap junction gamma-2 protein, whose product is MPNMSWSFLTRLLEEIHNHSTFVGKVWLTVLIVFRIVLTAVGGESIYSDEQSKFTCNTKQPGCDNVCYDSFAPLSHVRFWVFQIIMISAPSVMYLGYAIHRIARISEDERWKHETKHKKKVFTRWRTGENGDNPDDEEQEPMIYEPPAEAEKVGSKEKESKKHDGRRRIKEEGLMKIYVFQLLSRAFFEVGFLAGQYFLYGFRVLPYFKCSTLPCPHIVDCFVSRPTEKTIFLLIMYVVSCLCLVLNICEMFHLGIGTIRDAIRNRRTNTTRQPPYNYSYPKNMTCPPEYNMVVKSDKSTKLPTNTMAHEQNLANVAQEHQCTSPDDNLPSDLTSLHKHLRVAQEQLDIAFQSYNSQVNGQPSRTSSPMSGGTVVEQNRVNTAHEKQGARPKADSDKGSTSSKDGKTSVWI